One genomic region from Rosa rugosa chromosome 1, drRosRugo1.1, whole genome shotgun sequence encodes:
- the LOC133725872 gene encoding fasciclin-like arabinogalactan protein 2 produces the protein MAPPRPLTSTLALSLSVILLLLLSSTSQAHNITRILAKHPELSTFNHYLTVTHLAAEINRRQTITVLAIDNAAMSAILAKHLSIPTLKNVLSLHVLVDYFGAKKLHQLTGGSTLTASMFQSTGTADGTTGYVNITNLKGGKVGFGTEDNNGKLNSFYQKSVQEIPYNISVLQISQVLTSAEAEAPTAGPSDVNLTSILAKQGCKAFSDMLIATGAAATFQTNVDGGLTVFCPTDAVISAFAPKYKNLTTPQKLALVLYHGIPVYQSLQMLKSSNGVINTLATDKANKYDFTVQNDGEEVSLETKVVTAKITGTVLDQDPLVIYKVNKVLQPKELFKVVKTKAAPAPKEADAPSDDNADAPSEDDADAPSEDDSADAKVDDNGVSGLMKGGRLVVAGFSLCIGVLLM, from the exons ATGGCACCACCACGGCCCCTCACCTCCACCCTAgctctctccctctccgtcatcctcctcctcctcctctcctccACCTCCCAAGCACACAACATCACCCGCATTCTCGCCAAGCACCCCGAGCTCTCCACTTTCAACCACTACCTTACCGTCACCCACCTCGCCGCCGAGATCAACCGCCGCCAGACCATCACCGTCCTCGCCATCGACAATGCCGCCATGTCCGCCATCCTCGCCAAGCACCTATCCATTCCAACCCTCAAGAATGTGCTCTCCCTCCACGTCCTCGTGGATTACTTCGGTGCCAAGAAGCTCCACCAGCTCACCGGCGGCTCCACCTTGACCGCCAGCATGTTCCAGTCCACCGGCACGGCGGACGGGACCACCGGGTACGTGAacatcaccaacctcaagggTGGTAAAGTTGGGTTCGGTACTGAAGATAACAATGGGAAGCTCAACTCCTTCTACCAGAAGTCTGTGCAGGAGATCCCATACAATATCTCTGTGCTCCAAATCAGTCAg GTCCTAACTTCAGCTGAAGCAGAGGCGCCAACTGCCGGTCCAAGCGACGTGAACCTAACCTCCATCCTAGCCAAGCAAGGCTGCAAAGCCTTCTCCGACATGCTGATCGCAACCGGTGCCGCCGCCACTTTCCAGACAAACGTCGACGGAGGCCTGACAGTCTTCTGCCCCACCGACGCCGTCATCTCTGCCTTCGCCCCCAAGTACAAAAACCTAACGACACCGCAAAAGCTGGCGTTGGTTTTGTACCACGGCATCCCCGTGTACCAGTCCCTCCAGATGTTGAAGTCCAGCAACGGAGTCATCAACACTCTGGCCACAGACAAGGCCAACAAGTACGACTTCACGGTGCAAAACGACGGCGAGGAGGTGAGCTTGGAGACCAAGGTCGTGACGGCGAAGATCACCGGAACCGTGCTGGATCAGGATCCTTTAGTGATCTACAAGGTGAACAAAGTTTTGCAGCCAAAGGAGCTGTTTAAGGTGGTAAAGACTAAGGCGGCTCCGGCTCCCAAGGAGGCCGACGCGCCGTCGGATGACAATGCTGACGCGCCGTCAGAGGACGATGCTGACGCGCCGTCGGAGGATGATTCGGCGGATGCCAAGGTGGATGATAATGGAGTGAGTGGATTGATGAAGGGCGGGAGATTGGTTGTGGCTGGTTTTAGTTTGTGCATTGGGGTTTTGCTTATGTGA